The following coding sequences are from one Prochlorococcus marinus XMU1412 window:
- a CDS encoding class I SAM-dependent methyltransferase, with amino-acid sequence MERVPEPELMEEKEQVISYDEADFSEGEVNLINQINQYLLKKNISLGEKDLIVDLGCGPGNISEKLAIKWPNTAVVGIDGSKEMILRAEYNKSISNNQKKLKNLRYICSDIKDIKSNNFLFKKRISLLVSNSLIHHITNLEDFFNTIRSLSSNITVNFHKDLKRPLDEKSALELKAQCSTKYNEILTKDYYASLRASYTFKELKNFTLENDLSSLDVFEEGENYLIVYGNV; translated from the coding sequence ATGGAAAGAGTCCCCGAACCTGAATTAATGGAAGAAAAAGAGCAGGTCATTTCTTATGACGAAGCTGATTTTTCAGAAGGGGAAGTTAATCTAATTAATCAAATAAATCAATATCTTTTGAAAAAAAATATTTCTCTAGGTGAAAAAGATTTAATAGTTGATTTAGGATGTGGCCCAGGAAATATTTCTGAGAAGTTAGCAATAAAATGGCCTAATACTGCAGTCGTAGGAATAGATGGTTCTAAAGAGATGATTTTGAGAGCAGAATATAATAAAAGTATTTCTAATAATCAAAAAAAATTAAAAAATTTACGCTACATTTGTTCTGATATCAAAGACATTAAATCAAATAATTTTTTATTTAAAAAAAGAATTAGTTTACTTGTAAGCAACAGTTTGATTCATCACATTACCAATCTTGAAGATTTCTTCAACACAATAAGAAGTTTGTCTAGTAATATCACTGTAAATTTTCACAAGGACTTAAAAAGGCCATTAGATGAAAAGTCTGCTTTAGAACTCAAAGCACAATGTTCAACTAAATATAATGAGATTTTAACTAAAGATTATTATGCATCTTTAAGAGCTTCTTATACTTTTAAAGAGTTAAAAAATTTCACCTTAGAGAATGATCTATCCTCTTTAGATGTGTTTGAAGAAGGTGAAAATTATTTAATAGTCTATGGTAATGTTTAA
- a CDS encoding DUF3531 family protein has protein sequence MNIIFREVDPFNCWIWIRFSESPTQDEKNYLDGVFDSWYVLGRLGGFNSENLQTHEEGSDLSWMSYDNDQKNASLPALMHNLGIMEYQNLWGRCWVDFGTSDSISIDILINSLNEISNNYVKIEELIIGGENNDWSVEEHEDLVFKD, from the coding sequence ATGAATATTATTTTTAGGGAAGTTGATCCTTTTAATTGTTGGATATGGATCAGGTTTTCAGAATCACCAACTCAAGACGAAAAAAATTATTTAGATGGTGTTTTTGATAGTTGGTACGTTTTAGGAAGGTTAGGTGGATTTAATTCTGAAAATTTGCAAACTCATGAAGAGGGTTCCGATCTAAGTTGGATGTCCTATGATAATGACCAAAAAAATGCATCTCTTCCAGCCTTAATGCATAATTTAGGAATCATGGAATATCAAAATCTATGGGGAAGATGTTGGGTTGATTTTGGAACTTCAGACTCCATTTCAATAGATATATTAATTAATTCTTTGAATGAGATATCAAATAATTATGTAAAAATTGAAGAGTTAATTATTGGGGGTGAAAATAATGATTGGTCAGTTGAAGAACATGAAGATTTAGTTTTCAAAGATTAA
- a CDS encoding CPP1-like family protein, whose amino-acid sequence MDSNNNKKNNEKSPYEILGVKEGAAFEDIQKARDIKVKEAGEDLILKAKIESSFDQLLMGSLKARQSGNVSYEAVSASKKEKQINQFTNNNFPLLSKIKNLNNNSNNSSQYSLPKITTPSFDNLSIKISVGLLFLILLFISPDSNNRLLLSISTLILTYTQIKSGKRFIGSLGWSVTFLSIGLIFGGLLENNSFIQEVSNNSLSIQKIQSIPAMVILWLGVIFL is encoded by the coding sequence TTGGATTCAAACAATAATAAAAAAAATAACGAAAAATCACCTTATGAAATTTTAGGTGTAAAAGAAGGTGCTGCTTTTGAGGATATTCAGAAGGCTAGAGATATTAAAGTTAAAGAGGCTGGTGAAGACTTAATTTTAAAAGCGAAAATAGAATCTTCCTTTGATCAATTACTCATGGGTAGTTTGAAAGCGAGGCAATCAGGAAATGTAAGCTATGAAGCTGTGAGTGCCTCAAAAAAAGAAAAACAAATTAATCAATTTACCAATAATAACTTCCCACTTCTTTCTAAGATAAAAAATTTAAATAATAACTCTAACAATTCAAGTCAGTATAGTCTGCCAAAAATAACTACCCCCTCATTTGATAATCTTTCAATAAAAATATCTGTTGGGCTATTATTTTTAATTTTGTTATTTATCAGTCCAGACTCTAATAATAGACTTTTACTCTCTATCTCAACATTAATACTTACCTATACTCAAATTAAATCAGGGAAAAGATTTATAGGTTCTTTGGGTTGGAGTGTTACCTTTCTCTCGATAGGATTAATATTTGGTGGATTGCTTGAAAATAATTCTTTCATTCAGGAAGTATCAAACAACTCTTTATCAATACAAAAAATTCAAAGTATTCCGGCCATGGTTATTTTATGGCTAGGCGTAATTTTTTTATGA
- a CDS encoding GDSL-type esterase/lipase family protein — MIILPKQLVVIGDSSVYGWGDNEGGGWCERLRKDWGNNQNGPVIYQLGVRGDGIEKVSSRWEKEWSSRGETRRNKPKAILLNVGLNDTAAIGQINGRHQLDIDGFEYGLERLINEMNSQTNLFVIGLTPVDESKMPFAGCLWYSNDFCNSYERRMEEVCLNQNVPFLPTFREMYSDKRSKNWITHDGIHLNSEGHFWLFQRLKSWEILTKWKGS, encoded by the coding sequence GTGATTATTTTACCAAAACAGCTTGTTGTAATTGGAGATAGCTCAGTTTATGGATGGGGAGATAATGAGGGTGGTGGATGGTGTGAGAGGCTTAGAAAAGATTGGGGTAATAACCAAAATGGGCCAGTTATTTATCAACTTGGCGTTAGGGGAGATGGGATAGAAAAAGTTTCATCTAGATGGGAAAAAGAATGGTCATCTAGAGGAGAAACGAGAAGAAATAAACCTAAAGCGATCCTACTAAATGTAGGTCTTAACGATACTGCAGCAATTGGTCAGATAAATGGAAGACATCAATTAGATATAGATGGATTTGAATATGGATTAGAGAGGCTAATTAATGAAATGAACTCTCAAACAAATTTATTTGTTATTGGTTTGACACCAGTTGACGAAAGCAAAATGCCGTTCGCAGGATGTCTATGGTACTCAAATGATTTTTGTAATTCTTATGAAAGAAGAATGGAGGAAGTATGCCTAAATCAGAATGTCCCATTTCTGCCTACTTTTAGAGAAATGTACTCTGATAAAAGGAGTAAAAATTGGATTACGCATGATGGAATTCATCTAAATTCCGAAGGTCATTTCTGGCTTTTCCAAAGACTTAAAAGCTGGGAGATTCTTACAAAATGGAAGGGATCTTAG
- a CDS encoding TIGR00297 family protein: protein MDLIRNQFFIGFCINFILIYIFCRIPLMTKSGWVSAGILGTILWGCLSWQGWMSVVIYLLFGSLVTKIGFKFKKAQGIAEKRGGRRGPENVWGSAATGLFLAIMTKFNVANVVMFKVGFAASFAAKLADTFGSEIGKRFGKDTYLITSLKKVDRGTEGGISIEGTLASVLGSIFMAFIMLRLSIISTKYHFIVVVVSGFLATLSESIIGAKFQNKYKLSNELVNAIQTSIASVLAIFALILYSYFSN, encoded by the coding sequence ATGGATTTAATTAGAAATCAATTTTTTATAGGTTTTTGCATTAATTTTATTTTGATTTATATATTTTGCAGGATTCCTTTGATGACGAAAAGTGGTTGGGTAAGTGCAGGCATCTTAGGCACAATTTTGTGGGGATGTTTGTCTTGGCAGGGATGGATGTCAGTTGTAATTTATTTATTATTTGGATCCCTCGTTACCAAAATAGGTTTTAAATTTAAAAAAGCACAAGGGATTGCTGAAAAAAGAGGAGGGAGGAGAGGTCCTGAGAATGTATGGGGCTCTGCAGCTACAGGATTATTTCTTGCCATTATGACCAAATTTAATGTTGCCAATGTAGTGATGTTTAAAGTAGGTTTTGCTGCAAGTTTTGCTGCAAAGTTGGCGGATACTTTTGGGAGCGAAATTGGAAAAAGATTTGGTAAAGACACATACTTAATTACTTCACTTAAAAAGGTGGATAGGGGAACTGAGGGAGGAATAAGTATAGAAGGAACATTAGCTAGTGTTTTGGGATCAATATTTATGGCTTTTATAATGCTTCGTCTATCAATTATTTCTACAAAATATCATTTTATAGTTGTTGTAGTTTCTGGATTCTTGGCAACACTTTCCGAAAGTATTATTGGTGCTAAATTTCAAAACAAATATAAATTAAGTAATGAATTGGTAAATGCTATTCAGACAAGTATTGCTTCTGTTTTGGCTATCTTTGCTCTTATTTTATATTCATATTTTTCAAATTAA
- the nrdJ gene encoding ribonucleoside-triphosphate reductase, adenosylcobalamin-dependent, which translates to MTVAPNKASSESNSNNLQKDDFPKTAPAAYPVFFRSYSRKTSSGKRENWSEVGERNLSGLKELGKLSEEELILMREMQSNQKAQPSGRWLWIGGTPWINKNQNFSGAYNCTSTNLIDWEAFALMMDLAMMGCGTGAIIEPHFINNLPTVINKINIKSVSEVGITPKDQREEKTSLEIKGKDLHIKVGDSRRGWVDSYKYLLEASSNESLEREIDVYIDLEDIRPAGESLKGFGGMANPIKLKDLYSRVASLLGKAIGRKLSTVECCLLIDEAAVTIVAGNIRRSAGMRQFASDDKEAASAKENLWSQDKNGNWRIDPEKDALRMANHTRVYHTKPTYQTVLDAVTKQFHSGEGAIQFAPEAIARSNADILKDDELRKEFIEIYSEQGKDEARNWINSSYGPFSDEELDHRMSRYGLNPCGEILGNDFHCNLAEVHLNQIDPGNFEEQKKAFKAAALSVACLLNHEFEVERYRKSREYDPIVGVSFTGLFDFCVHAFGTPWLKWWEAGRPNSKEGKAFKEKEAKFLDSWRKIVKETVWEYCDKHNLRRPNRCTTVQPAGTKSLLTGAAPGWHPPKAQRFIRRITFRKNDPIALACMDYGYSVVPSQSDKDENGCLLDNPFDPRCTEWLVEIPTEVSWANIDGADQIDINNFSALAQFDFYMQVQKYYTEHNTSATVEFRENEIEDLAKAIHNAIENNEGYISAALLARFSANATFPRLPFEPISKEEYISLQNKVIERKVNNDFFDALNKYDVGELSEAGPAGCDSDKCLLPLAKPKN; encoded by the coding sequence GTGACTGTTGCACCAAATAAAGCTTCTTCAGAGAGCAATTCCAATAATCTACAAAAAGATGATTTTCCAAAGACTGCTCCAGCTGCTTATCCAGTTTTTTTCAGATCTTATAGTAGAAAAACTTCATCTGGTAAAAGGGAGAACTGGAGCGAAGTGGGCGAAAGGAATTTATCGGGATTAAAAGAATTAGGAAAACTTTCTGAAGAAGAATTAATCCTAATGAGAGAGATGCAAAGTAACCAAAAAGCTCAACCTTCAGGAAGATGGTTATGGATAGGAGGAACCCCTTGGATTAATAAGAACCAAAATTTCTCAGGAGCATACAACTGTACCTCAACAAACTTGATTGATTGGGAAGCCTTCGCATTAATGATGGACTTAGCAATGATGGGATGTGGAACAGGTGCAATAATTGAGCCTCATTTTATAAATAATCTGCCTACGGTAATTAACAAAATAAATATTAAATCAGTCAGTGAAGTTGGAATAACTCCTAAAGATCAAAGAGAAGAAAAGACATCATTAGAAATTAAAGGAAAAGATCTTCATATCAAAGTTGGAGATAGCAGAAGAGGATGGGTAGATAGCTATAAATATCTTCTTGAGGCATCAAGTAACGAGAGTCTTGAAAGAGAAATTGATGTTTATATTGATTTGGAAGATATTAGGCCTGCTGGAGAATCATTAAAAGGTTTTGGTGGTATGGCAAATCCTATCAAATTGAAAGATCTTTACTCTAGAGTCGCATCACTTCTTGGAAAGGCAATTGGTAGGAAATTAAGTACAGTAGAGTGTTGTTTATTAATTGATGAAGCTGCAGTAACCATAGTTGCTGGGAATATAAGAAGAAGTGCTGGAATGAGACAATTTGCTTCAGATGATAAGGAAGCAGCATCAGCAAAAGAAAATTTATGGAGTCAAGATAAGAATGGTAATTGGAGAATAGACCCTGAAAAAGATGCCCTTAGAATGGCAAATCATACTAGGGTTTACCATACAAAACCCACCTACCAAACTGTTTTGGATGCAGTAACTAAACAATTCCATTCAGGTGAGGGAGCCATTCAATTTGCTCCAGAAGCAATCGCAAGGTCAAATGCAGATATTCTCAAAGATGATGAATTGAGAAAGGAATTTATTGAAATCTACTCAGAACAAGGCAAGGATGAAGCGAGAAATTGGATAAATAGTAGTTATGGTCCTTTTTCAGATGAAGAGTTAGACCACAGGATGAGCCGATATGGCCTTAACCCTTGTGGGGAGATCTTGGGAAATGATTTCCACTGCAATTTGGCTGAAGTTCATTTAAATCAGATTGATCCAGGAAACTTTGAAGAGCAAAAAAAAGCTTTTAAAGCAGCCGCTCTTTCTGTAGCATGCTTACTTAATCATGAATTTGAAGTTGAGCGTTACAGAAAAAGTAGGGAATATGATCCTATTGTAGGAGTAAGTTTCACTGGATTATTTGATTTTTGTGTCCATGCCTTTGGGACGCCATGGTTGAAATGGTGGGAAGCAGGAAGGCCAAATAGCAAAGAAGGGAAGGCCTTCAAAGAAAAGGAAGCTAAATTCTTAGATTCTTGGAGAAAAATAGTAAAAGAAACTGTATGGGAATATTGTGATAAGCATAATCTAAGGAGGCCAAATAGATGCACAACAGTTCAGCCAGCCGGAACTAAAAGTCTTCTTACTGGAGCAGCTCCAGGATGGCATCCTCCAAAGGCTCAAAGATTCATAAGAAGAATAACTTTCAGGAAAAATGACCCAATAGCTTTAGCTTGTATGGATTATGGTTACTCAGTCGTTCCATCTCAATCTGATAAAGATGAAAATGGTTGCTTGCTCGATAATCCATTTGATCCAAGATGTACAGAATGGTTAGTTGAAATCCCTACAGAAGTTAGTTGGGCAAATATAGACGGTGCAGACCAAATAGACATCAATAATTTCTCAGCATTAGCTCAATTTGATTTTTATATGCAAGTACAGAAATATTACACAGAGCATAATACCTCTGCAACCGTAGAATTTAGAGAAAATGAAATCGAGGATTTAGCTAAGGCTATTCATAATGCAATAGAGAATAATGAGGGATACATTTCAGCAGCATTGCTAGCTAGATTTAGTGCTAACGCTACTTTCCCGAGATTACCTTTTGAACCAATAAGTAAAGAGGAATATATATCATTGCAGAATAAAGTAATAGAAAGGAAAGTAAATAACGATTTCTTTGACGCTCTTAATAAATATGATGTTGGAGAACTATCTGAAGCAGGTCCAGCAGGTTGTGATTCAGATAAATGCCTTCTCCCTCTGGCTAAACCGAAAAATTAA
- the hslO gene encoding Hsp33 family molecular chaperone HslO, giving the protein MQDRIVRATAANGGIRLVAVLTTESSLEAKKRHGLSYLTTCILGRAFSASLLLASSMKIMHGRVTLRVRSDGPLRGLLVDAGRDGKVRGYVGNPNLELDLVKIDNNKYSFDFTKALGTGYLNVIRDSGFGEPFTSTVELVNGNIAEDLASYLYHSEQTPSAVFIGEKIQNKSVICSGGLLAQVLPKKDTDPLLVSLLEERCKEINSFSEDLFKSKDNLLELIRNIFPDIDDKSISEKARSQEVSFKCKCSKQRSLNAMKMLDKSELEDILKKDGKAELVCEFCKNKYLINYEEIKSMIENQS; this is encoded by the coding sequence ATGCAGGATAGGATAGTTCGGGCTACTGCAGCCAATGGAGGAATAAGATTAGTTGCTGTCTTAACAACAGAATCTTCTTTAGAAGCAAAAAAAAGACACGGCCTTTCTTACTTAACCACCTGTATCTTAGGCAGAGCATTTAGTGCTTCACTGCTTTTAGCAAGCTCGATGAAAATAATGCATGGTAGAGTCACTTTAAGAGTTAGATCTGACGGACCTTTAAGGGGATTACTAGTTGATGCAGGTAGAGACGGGAAAGTTAGGGGTTATGTAGGGAATCCTAATTTAGAATTGGACCTAGTCAAAATAGATAATAATAAATATTCTTTTGATTTCACAAAAGCATTAGGTACAGGATATTTAAATGTAATTAGAGATAGTGGATTTGGAGAACCCTTTACAAGCACTGTTGAATTAGTAAATGGGAATATTGCTGAAGACTTAGCTTCATATTTATATCATTCAGAGCAAACTCCCTCTGCTGTATTTATTGGAGAAAAAATTCAAAATAAAAGTGTTATTTGTAGTGGTGGCTTGTTAGCTCAAGTTTTACCTAAAAAAGATACTGACCCTCTGCTAGTCTCACTACTTGAAGAAAGATGCAAAGAAATTAATTCTTTCAGCGAGGATCTATTTAAGTCAAAAGATAATCTTCTTGAGTTAATTAGAAATATATTTCCCGATATTGACGATAAATCAATCTCTGAAAAAGCTCGTTCTCAAGAAGTGAGTTTTAAATGCAAGTGTTCCAAACAAAGAAGTTTAAATGCGATGAAAATGCTTGATAAGAGCGAGTTAGAGGACATCCTCAAGAAAGATGGCAAAGCAGAGTTGGTTTGTGAATTTTGTAAAAATAAATATCTTATAAATTATGAAGAAATTAAATCTATGATAGAAAATCAATCATAA
- a CDS encoding 16S rRNA (uracil(1498)-N(3))-methyltransferase — MEDLTRLIISHERIENIKNNNLELSKEEAHYLNKVMRIKNGKKIFIANGEGSLWKAIKVKNDCLEIIKSKKPYLFQEQEINLLGIAVVIPKSGFEDILKMCTEIGIDYIQPLFSERQVNKNLNFSRKLLRWNLIINEAVEQSERLWKPSILNGMDIIEWLKNRDNQERVSISITREEKLYDLNQWLRKQQEFGNKKGGIFWNVIGPEGGWSAKEIDFFKKNNITFVKLSDTILRTSTASINASSILNQWRIDLKLKN; from the coding sequence ATGGAAGACTTAACAAGATTAATTATTTCCCATGAAAGAATTGAAAATATTAAGAACAATAATTTAGAACTTTCTAAAGAAGAGGCTCATTATTTAAATAAAGTAATGAGGATAAAAAATGGTAAAAAAATATTTATAGCTAACGGAGAGGGTTCATTATGGAAAGCTATAAAAGTTAAAAATGATTGCTTAGAAATAATTAAATCAAAAAAACCTTACTTATTTCAAGAACAAGAAATTAACTTATTAGGAATAGCTGTTGTTATACCAAAAAGTGGTTTTGAGGATATTTTAAAAATGTGTACTGAAATAGGAATTGATTATATACAGCCATTATTTTCTGAAAGACAGGTAAACAAAAATTTAAATTTTTCTAGAAAACTTTTGAGATGGAATTTAATTATCAATGAAGCTGTTGAGCAAAGTGAGAGATTATGGAAACCATCTATTTTAAATGGAATGGATATTATTGAATGGCTAAAAAATAGAGATAATCAAGAAAGAGTTTCAATTTCTATAACTAGAGAAGAAAAACTATATGACTTAAATCAATGGTTAAGAAAACAACAAGAATTTGGAAATAAAAAAGGAGGTATTTTTTGGAATGTAATTGGTCCTGAAGGAGGTTGGTCCGCTAAAGAAATTGATTTTTTTAAAAAAAATAATATTACCTTTGTTAAGCTTTCCGACACTATCTTGAGAACTTCAACGGCTAGTATTAACGCATCATCAATTCTAAATCAGTGGAGAATTGATTTAAAATTAAAGAATTAG
- a CDS encoding ABC transporter ATP-binding protein: protein MLDLKEISYQPQTGERKIIDNLNLKVHENEIILICGSSGSGKTTLLEIISGLTNPQKGKITWKNKILSSRQRRWFCGVVFQFPERYFIGTTIGKELKIGHKSLREKNIEIVLNKVGLKKINLTQPPEQLSGGQQRRLAVAVQLLRNPSILLLDEPTAGLDYSMRNDVKNLILDLKNKNTIIIVTHEPALFEGIPSRILFLEKGKIKNFMKENHAG, encoded by the coding sequence ATGCTTGATTTAAAAGAAATATCTTATCAACCCCAAACTGGTGAAAGAAAAATAATAGACAATTTAAATTTAAAAGTTCATGAAAATGAAATCATTTTAATTTGCGGCAGTAGTGGTTCTGGGAAAACAACACTACTCGAAATAATAAGCGGATTAACAAATCCGCAAAAGGGAAAAATTACTTGGAAGAATAAAATTTTGTCTTCTAGACAAAGAAGATGGTTTTGTGGAGTAGTATTCCAATTTCCTGAAAGATACTTTATAGGTACAACCATTGGTAAAGAATTAAAAATAGGCCATAAATCTTTAAGAGAAAAAAATATAGAAATAGTTTTAAATAAAGTTGGTTTGAAAAAAATTAATCTGACTCAACCACCAGAACAGCTAAGTGGAGGACAACAAAGGCGGTTAGCTGTAGCAGTTCAACTACTTAGAAACCCCTCAATTCTTTTACTTGATGAACCAACTGCTGGATTAGACTATTCAATGAGAAATGATGTGAAGAATTTAATTCTTGATTTAAAAAATAAAAATACAATTATTATTGTTACTCATGAACCTGCCTTATTTGAGGGAATTCCTTCTAGGATATTATTCTTGGAAAAAGGGAAAATCAAAAATTTTATGAAAGAAAATCATGCAGGATAG
- a CDS encoding DUF4278 domain-containing protein, with translation MTLIYRGQKYVQNKEAAKKQHNELTYRGKAYTS, from the coding sequence ATGACTCTAATTTACAGAGGACAAAAGTACGTCCAGAATAAAGAAGCAGCTAAAAAGCAGCATAACGAACTAACTTATAGAGGAAAAGCTTACACAAGCTAG
- a CDS encoding peptide chain release factor 3, translating to MSLDTKILNNKEILDAVNKRRNFAIISHPDAGKTTLTEKLLLYGGAIQQAGAVKARGNQRKATSDWMELEKQRGISITSTVLQFEYERSVINLLDTPGHQDFSEDTYRTLAAADNAVMLEDAAKGLEPQTRKLFEVCKMRKIPIFTFINKMDRPGREPFSLLDEIESELGLNTLPINWPIGSGEEFRGVIDRFSREVILFDKAVRGKQSNEKRLSLEDKELSKYVERDLLENSLEELEVLDEAGSKFEKEKVFNGSLTPVFFGSAMTNFGVRPFLDSFLKMAQKPTSRNSNKGDIEPASDEFSGFVFKLQANMDPKHRDRVAFIRVCSGKFEKDMSVKHSRTGKTIRLSRPQKIFGQDREVVDDAYPGDVIGLNNPGMFSIGDTLYTGAHLEYEGIPSFSPEIFSWLRNPNPSAFKNFRKGVNELREEGAVQILYDFDESKRDPILAAVGQLQLEVVTHRLKSEYGVDANLEAMPYQLARWISDGWPAIEKLGRIFNCKIVKDCWNRPVILFKNEWNLNQFVEDNNQLNLNKVAPVVSGVEPIVL from the coding sequence ATGAGCTTAGATACTAAAATTCTAAATAATAAAGAAATACTGGATGCGGTAAATAAAAGAAGAAATTTTGCTATTATTTCACATCCCGATGCTGGGAAAACGACTCTTACCGAGAAGCTTCTTTTGTATGGAGGTGCCATTCAACAGGCAGGAGCAGTAAAAGCTAGGGGTAATCAGAGAAAAGCCACCTCAGACTGGATGGAACTTGAGAAACAAAGAGGTATTTCTATTACATCAACTGTATTGCAATTTGAATATGAAAGATCTGTAATTAATCTATTAGATACACCAGGACACCAAGATTTCTCCGAAGATACTTATAGAACATTAGCTGCTGCTGATAATGCAGTTATGTTGGAAGATGCTGCTAAAGGACTAGAACCTCAAACTAGAAAATTGTTTGAAGTTTGCAAGATGCGAAAAATACCAATATTTACTTTCATAAATAAAATGGATAGACCAGGAAGAGAGCCATTTTCTTTACTTGATGAAATTGAATCAGAACTTGGATTAAATACCCTACCTATAAACTGGCCAATTGGGAGTGGCGAGGAATTTAGAGGGGTAATTGATAGATTTTCTAGAGAGGTGATTTTATTTGATAAAGCAGTGAGAGGGAAACAATCGAATGAGAAAAGATTAAGTCTTGAAGATAAAGAGCTATCAAAATATGTAGAGAGAGATTTACTTGAAAACTCTCTTGAAGAATTGGAGGTTCTTGATGAGGCAGGATCTAAATTTGAAAAAGAAAAAGTTTTTAATGGCTCTTTAACCCCAGTTTTCTTTGGATCTGCCATGACTAATTTTGGCGTAAGGCCATTTTTAGATAGTTTTTTAAAAATGGCACAAAAACCAACTTCAAGAAATAGTAATAAAGGGGATATTGAACCTGCAAGCGATGAATTTAGTGGTTTTGTTTTTAAGCTTCAGGCAAATATGGATCCAAAGCACAGAGATAGGGTTGCTTTTATAAGAGTTTGTAGTGGCAAATTTGAAAAGGATATGTCAGTTAAACATTCCAGAACTGGTAAAACAATTAGATTATCGAGACCACAAAAAATATTTGGGCAAGATAGAGAAGTAGTCGATGATGCCTATCCTGGAGATGTTATTGGTTTAAATAATCCAGGGATGTTTTCTATTGGAGATACTCTTTATACGGGTGCTCATCTGGAATATGAGGGCATACCATCCTTTAGTCCTGAAATATTCAGCTGGTTAAGAAATCCAAATCCCTCAGCATTTAAAAACTTTAGAAAGGGTGTTAATGAACTTCGAGAAGAAGGAGCTGTTCAGATTCTTTATGACTTTGATGAGAGTAAAAGAGATCCTATACTCGCAGCGGTTGGTCAATTGCAGCTGGAGGTAGTAACTCACAGATTAAAAAGTGAATATGGTGTAGATGCAAATCTTGAAGCAATGCCATATCAATTGGCTAGATGGATTTCTGATGGATGGCCAGCCATTGAAAAACTTGGCAGAATATTCAACTGTAAAATAGTTAAAGATTGTTGGAATAGGCCAGTAATTCTTTTCAAAAATGAGTGGAATCTAAATCAGTTTGTTGAAGACAATAATCAATTAAATTTAAACAAAGTTGCGCCCGTTGTTAGTGGAGTCGAACCAATTGTTTTATAA
- a CDS encoding RNA recognition motif-containing protein, with translation MTLSLNIGNLFNDSSSHALVDELRKRTSEEEILDFEEKFNSKNEKNLHIYICRFLKNRSISRGLASKWLLTIIKNKESKINALQKLNN, from the coding sequence ATGACATTAAGCCTAAATATCGGGAACTTATTTAATGATTCCTCGAGTCATGCCTTAGTGGACGAGCTAAGAAAAAGAACCTCAGAAGAGGAAATATTAGACTTTGAAGAAAAATTTAACTCCAAAAATGAAAAAAATCTACACATCTATATATGTAGATTTCTAAAAAATAGATCAATATCTAGGGGACTTGCCTCCAAGTGGTTATTAACAATAATTAAAAACAAAGAATCAAAAATTAATGCTTTGCAAAAACTAAATAACTAG
- a CDS encoding DUF3303 domain-containing protein, protein MLYVQHWSFKTGYHQKGAEKFLSGGGDYPGVEMVGRYHAPGSLEGWIVLKTDDPKAIYQHAAEWGEFLNWETTPVFTDEEAGPIVAKVYS, encoded by the coding sequence ATGCTTTACGTTCAGCATTGGTCATTTAAGACTGGATATCATCAAAAAGGTGCGGAAAAATTTCTTAGTGGAGGAGGAGATTATCCTGGAGTCGAGATGGTTGGAAGATATCATGCGCCAGGATCCTTAGAGGGGTGGATAGTCTTAAAGACAGATGATCCAAAAGCAATATATCAGCATGCTGCTGAATGGGGTGAATTCCTTAATTGGGAGACCACACCGGTATTTACTGATGAAGAAGCTGGTCCAATAGTTGCCAAAGTCTACTCCTAA